CGACGGCCGCAGTCCTGTTGCCGGGGCCCGAAAAGCGCCTGGCCGAGCCGCGCACGACCCTGGCGGCGGCCGGCTTCGCCGTCACGGAGCTGCCCCTGTACCGCACGGTGGGCGTGCCGGCTTCCGATCTGCCCGAAGCGCCCCCCGCGGACGGAGACGTGGTATTCTTCTGCAGTCCTTCGGCGGTCGACGCGTTCGTCGCCGCCTACGCCGAGCGACCGGCCTGCGTGGCCATCGGCGAGACCACCGCCGTCGCCTGCCGCCGGGCCGGTCTTCAGGTCACCGTCGCGGACGAGCCGTCCCTGCAGGGGATGGCCCGGGCCTGCGGCCTGGAGCTACATGATTCACCCGATCCCCCGGAGTAAACGACATGGAACTGATCCAACGCCCGCGGCGCCTGCGCGTCTCGCCCCTGATGCGAGAGATCGTCGCCGAGACCGACATCTCGCCCCGTCACCTGATCACCCCCCACTTCGTGGTCGAGGGCGAGGGGCACGTCGACGAGATCGCCAGCATGCCGGGCGTCACACACGTGTCGGCGGACAAGCTGGTCGAGGAGATCGCCGCCGACGTGGAGCTGGGCCTGAAGAGCCACCTGCTCTTCGGCATCCCCGACGAGGCCGCCAAGGACCATACCGGATCGGCCGCCGTCGACGAGAACGGCGTGGTGGCCCGCGCCCTGCGCGCCCTGCGCGAACGCTTCGGCGACGAGGTCGTCCTGATCACCGACGTCTGCCTCTGCGCCTACACCAGCCACGGGCACTGCGGCTT
The window above is part of the bacterium genome. Proteins encoded here:
- a CDS encoding uroporphyrinogen-III synthase, with the protein product TAAVLLPGPEKRLAEPRTTLAAAGFAVTELPLYRTVGVPASDLPEAPPADGDVVFFCSPSAVDAFVAAYAERPACVAIGETTAVACRRAGLQVTVADEPSLQGMARACGLELHDSPDPPE